A segment of the Symmachiella macrocystis genome:
CAGCCGTTTGGTCAATAAGTAAGCAGTTGCCGGTGGCGCGATCATCATCGCCACGACCAAAATCGCTCCCACAGCTGTGAAGGAACTGACGACGGTCAGCGACAGCATGCCCATCAATCCGTATTGCACCACGCGGGGACGCAACCCCAGCACAGCGGCCAATTGCGGGTCGAATGCCGCTGCCAACAGTTCTTTGTAAAACAGCACGATCATCAACATCACCGCCGCCGTCACAATCAAGAGTTGTACGACGGACACGGGAATCATGAATCCCGCCACTGCCATTTTATCAAACGATATTGTATCCAACTTGCCGAACAGCACGCAGTCGGCATCGATATGGGCGTGCGTGGCCATTGTACTCAGCAGAATCACCCCCAGGGCGAACAGCGAGGAAAACACAATCCCAATAGCCGCATCCTGTTTCACGCGGCTATGCCGATGGATGAATTCGATCAAGACAGCCGTCAGAATTCCCGTTACCGCGGCACCGACAAACATCGCCGGTCCGCTGAATTGCCCCGTAAGCAAAAATGCCACCACAATGCCCAGCAGAACGGTATGGCTAATCGCATCGCCAATCAGTGCCAATCCCTGCACGATCAAAAAACAGCCCAACAATCCACAGGCAATCGCCACCAAGCAGGCCGCCGCAATCGTCCAAGCCGTCCCCACCGCAATATCCGGCGACGCCCACAGTCCGACGACGTGGTCCTGAAAATCAAACGGCGGTATGAGTGAAGAAACGTTCATTGCTGTATGGTCATTTACGATTCCGTTGGACAGATTCGGTGCGGGTCTCGGAATCCCGCGTATTCAGTCTGTAGGCTGTAGACCTTAGACTGTTGGATTGGCGACGGCTGGCTGTTTGCTAGTGCATACCGAACGAGCCCCCCCTTTTTCTAGCCACTGGCCACCGGCCACTTCTTCCCCCGTACTAATGCACGCCATTCAACTGCCCCTCCAACTGTCGTTTCAAATCCACACCGAGCACCTGTTCGATGTCGTCTGTATCGGGGTCAAACGGGACGTCGGCGATTGTTCCTTCCTGCGCCAAGAACAACTCCCATAACTTTGCATTGCGATCTAACATCTCAGCGTATTCCCGGCCGATCGTGGTCAATTGCAATCCGCCTGCATCGGTTTTCACGAGCCCATCGCCGCGTAATAAATTGACCGCCTTGCGGACTTGAGAGTCTGAGGTATGCATCTCTTGCGCCAATTTCTCGATGCTTTGCGCCTGCGAGGAAGTACCGACATGCAATAAGCGGACGAGTTGATCGGCCAGTGTCTGTCGTTGGCGGCGGTGCCGACGATGCAATCGCGTGAGCAAACCCTGCTGTGGGCTGAAGAAAAATGCGGCGACGAAAAACAACGTCAAGACCGCTACGATAAACGGACCGGTCGGTAAATGACTCTCCAGAAAACTAATATTGGCCCCCGCGACACCGGCCACCGCGCCGAACATGACGGACAACAGGATCATGACTTTCAAACGATCGGTGAGTAAATACGCAGTCGCCGCCGGGGTGATTAACATCGCCGACAGCAAAACAATTCCTACCGCTTGGATCGATATCACAATCGCAATCGCGACCAGCATCATTAACAGATAGTGAATCGCCCGCGCCGGAATTCCGCAGGCAGCGGCGAACTCTTCGTCAAAGCTGGTGGCCGCCAGTTCCTTATAGGCCAACAACACGACCACAAGCACGATCCCGGCGAGCACAGCCATGATCTTCAGTTCTTCCGTCGAGATGGCGCTGGCTTGGCCGAACAAGAATCGATTTAACCCGCTCTGATTTCCCGAGGAAGAATTCTGCAATCGCGTAAGCATCACCACGCCCAATCCATAAAAGCCCGAGAGGACCAACCCCATCACGGCGTCTTGTTTGAGTCGCGTCCGCCGTTGAATGAGCGCAATCACGCCGGCGGCCAACATGGCGGAGAGAGCGGCACCAGTGAAAATCCAGCGAATGTCTTTGGTCATCGTCACCAAAAATCCGGCGCAGATCCCCGGGAGCACGGCATGTCCCAAGCTGTCCCCCAATAGTGACAACCGCCGCAACACAACGAAACTTCCCAACAAGCCGCAGGTCATCCCCAACAACAACGTGCCCAGGATCGCCGTACGCACGGACGGATCTTCCAGCGACCAAAAGCGGCGCATTTGCGTGCCAAAGTCGGACGCCGCCACCACGCCGCCCAGCGAAGCTGCGAGGGAGAATGCGGTGTTCATGTCTCGCCGCCTACGGTATCGGGCATGACGGTTAATCGTCCGCCATAGGTCGCGCGGAGATTTTCTGTTGTGAAGACGTCTTTAGTCGGCCCATAGGCAACGACGCGACGGTTCAGCAAGAGGATCTCGTCGAAATACTCGGTCGCTGTTTGCAGGTCATGGTGAATGACGAGTATCGTGCGGCCGTTGTCGCGGAGCTTGCGTAGCAAATCAATGATCGCCGATTCAGTCACCGCATCCACCCCTGCAAACGGTTCGTCCATGAGATAGATCATGGCTTCCTGCGCCAAAGCGCGAGCCAAAAAGACCCGTTGCTGCTGTCCGCCCGACAGGTTGGCGATTTGACGGTGCGCGAACGGCAACATCTGCACCTGCTGCAAGCACTGCTCGCACAATTCGCGTTGCCGACGTCCCGGACGCCGGAACAAACCCAGGCGGCCGTAGGTGCCCATCATCACCACATCGTGCACCGTGACCGGAAAATCCCAGTCGACCGATTCGCGTTGCGGCACATAACCGATCGCGCCCGGCTGTTTTTGTAACGGACCGCCATTGATGAGCACCGTTCCCGCTTGCTGCGGCAGCAAACCCATGATCGCTTTGATCAACGTCGTTTTCCCCGCACCATTGGGGCCAACGATCCCCACAATCCGGCCCGCCTCCACGTCCAGGTTCACGTTCCACAACACCGCTTTACGATCGTAGCTGACGGTTAGGTCCCGAACCTCAAGTGGCAGCGGAGACGCCTCCGGCACAGGGGAATTCCCGGACGCCTTGTCCTGCGCAGGTAGGGCGTCGGAATCTACCGGCGGATTGGCGCGGGGTTGTGTCATCGCGTGCATCAAACTTTCGACCGGAGACATCGGAATCAATGGCCTTTCGTTAGGAATATCGATCCGTAACGAGGATGACCCCATCCAAGTCATTTCACGCTGACGGAAGGAGTCTTCAGGCCGTCGACCACACTGTTGGTGTTTGCCTGAATCATACCGACATACGTGTCCGCACCGGAACCGACACCCCCTAAAGCATCGGAATATAATTCCGGCCCCAATTTGGCTCCGCTGTCGTGGGCCACGCGGTTGATCGCTGCCTGTGGCACGCTGGTCTCGGGAAAGATTGCCCCGATTTTGTGTGTTTTGATCAAATCGACAGCGTCGGTGATTGCCTTCAGCCCCGCTTCGCTCTCGGTGCTGATCCCTTGAATCCCCACCACCTGAAATCCGTACGCGCGACCGTAGTAGTGAAACGCATCGTGACTGGTGATCAACCAACGTTGTTCAGGGGGAATCTCTGCGACGCGCTGTTTACAAAACGCGTCTAACTCGTCCAGTTCGGCCACGTACGCGGCCGCTCGCTCGCGATACGCGGATGCGTATTCGGGATCCTGAGCAATCAACGTCTCCAGCATTGTTTGCACGCATTGTTTCCATAATTTTGGATCATGCCAGACGTGCGGATCGTGCAAGCCGCCTTCCCAGGAGAGCAATTCGCTTTCGGGGATGTCGCGTGAAACCGCGACAGCCGTGCGCCCTTGCTTTGCGATCGACTCAAACGTGTCGACCATTTTCCCCTCCAGGTGCAGTCCCTGATACAAGATCACGTCGGCCGATTGCAGTTTGATGCGATCCTTGGCCGTCGGCTGATACAGGTGCGGATCCACTCCCGGCCCCATCAGCCATTCGACTTGGACCTCCTCGCCAGCGATCCGCTGAGCAGCGTCGGCGATCATGAGCGTCGTCGCTAGGATTTTGTATTTCGGCGCCGACTTCCCTCCCGCGACCTCGCTGGTTTTCGCATCGGACGAACAGCCCGATAGCCCCCCGGCCAGCAGAAGCATCAATGACCAGCTGCACAATGCAGTTGTGGAGATTGTTCGCAGGCGATTCAGCAAATTCCTGGTTGAATTACTGTGGAGAGACATAGTTGGTACAGTCCGGTGACATGGCCACCCAATACAGGGGTCATGCGGAAAATCGCAAAATTCGGCGCGCGTCTCAGCCGCGATTGTTCCGCTAAAGAGAATGTTTGGTTAACGGGCGAATTGGCAGGCGGAGAAAAACACCCACCCCCTCAATTGCCGACCGATGCGAATAGCAAAGGGGCGAATCTCCGCATACAATCGGTAAGACGAAACGCAGGCGTCCGCTGAGAATTTGCACCCGGTTCAATATATTTTCTCATCGACCACGAACAAAGTCAATATCGACGCAAACTAATTTTTTGATTAACCAAAATCACGGATCGGCCCTATGCCCAGTTTGACTGTCGAAAACTATCTCAAAACCGTCCTGCAAATCTGCATCGAAGCCGATTCGGAATGGGCGTCGACCGGTCAAATCGCCACCGCGCTGAACGTCTCGCCCGGCACAGTGACCAGCATGCTCAAGACGCTATCCGACAGCAGTTTGGCAAACTATAAACCGTATTCCGGCGTCAAGCTGACCAAGCAGGGCCGGATGTTGGCCGTGCGGATGTTGCGGCGACATCGATTATTGGAATTGTTTCTGGTCCGCACCTTGGAGTTGACCTGGGATCAGGTCCATGACGAAGCCGAGCGGATGGAACATGCCGTGAGCGACGAATTGATTGATCGTATCGACGAATACTTGGAGAGACCGCAGGTCGACCCGCACGGCGATCCGATTCCCTCTGCCGATGGGACTTTGACCGGGGAGGACTGCGGTCTGCCGTTGTCTGATAGCGACACGGGTGACACAGTTCGTATTATCCGTGTCCGTAACCAGCAACCGGAGTTTCTCAGGTACCTCGCCGATAACGGAATGGCACTGGGCGCTGTTGGCACGGTGCAGGAAAACAGCGACGCGGGTGACATTGTCGCAGTACAAATGCAGGAAAAACTGGTCACATTGGGCCAAGCGGCCGCCGAGATGTTATATGTGGAACGCGTGAGCGACGAATGATCGTGGGCCGTATTAAAAAGCGTTCACAAACCCGCACCGAGAACCAGTTCAAAACCCGCTTACACTTATTCCGGAAACTTGCAGATCAGTGTCAACGGGATGCGTCCAACGGTTTTTGAAACGACGACTCAACAGAAAATCACAATCGAAATCGAGCGGCTGACGGATTCGACAGAAAGCAACGTATGACTCCTTTGAAAATTGGCATGATTGGATTGGGCACCGTGGGCGGGGGCGTCGCCAAGATCCTCACCCAGCACCCCGACCGCATTGAACGCCGCGCGCAACGTCCGATTGTTCTACAGCGGGTCGCGGTCCGCGATCTGACGAAAAAACGCGACGTGGATTTGCCCGCCGAAATCTTGACCGATCGAGTTCAGGATGTCATTGACGATCCGGAAATCGACGTGGCTGTGCAATTGATTGGGGGAACCGGAGAGGCACGTGAAATCATGTTGGCCCTGCTCACCGCAGGAAAAGACGTCGTCACCGCCAACAAGGCGCTGTTGTGCGAACATGGCGACGAGTTGTTCACCCGCGCCCGGGAATTAGGACGGTCGATCGCCTTCGAGGCTTCCGTCGCTGGTGGCATCCCGATTATTGCCGCGTTTGGCAGCGCGCTGGCCGGGAATCAAATCACCTCGCTCTCGGGCATCCTCAATGGGACGAGTAATTTCATCCTCACCGAGATGGCCGATAAGAATCAGACCTATGAACAGGCTTTGCGACGGGCGCAAGAATTGGGCTACGCCGAAGCGGACCCTGCGATGGATGTCGACGGTACCGATGCCGCACAAAAACTCGTGCTCCTTAGCCAATTGGCCTTTGGTGTCCGTGCCGCCGTCGCAGAGTTTCCTTGCAGCGGAATCGATACACTGACGTTGGAAGATTTGAAATGCGCCGCCGAACTTGGCTACATGGTGAAGCTACTCGCGGTC
Coding sequences within it:
- a CDS encoding metal ABC transporter permease, whose product is MNVSSLIPPFDFQDHVVGLWASPDIAVGTAWTIAAACLVAIACGLLGCFLIVQGLALIGDAISHTVLLGIVVAFLLTGQFSGPAMFVGAAVTGILTAVLIEFIHRHSRVKQDAAIGIVFSSLFALGVILLSTMATHAHIDADCVLFGKLDTISFDKMAVAGFMIPVSVVQLLIVTAAVMLMIVLFYKELLAAAFDPQLAAVLGLRPRVVQYGLMGMLSLTVVSSFTAVGAILVVAMMIAPPATAYLLTKRLPVMLLLSALFGVTSAVLGTHLAFWLDASTAGAMVCVACGLFTLSFLFSPSQGLIAGSYRRHQMKGSAEEPQFAP
- a CDS encoding metal ABC transporter permease, which encodes MNTAFSLAASLGGVVAASDFGTQMRRFWSLEDPSVRTAILGTLLLGMTCGLLGSFVVLRRLSLLGDSLGHAVLPGICAGFLVTMTKDIRWIFTGAALSAMLAAGVIALIQRRTRLKQDAVMGLVLSGFYGLGVVMLTRLQNSSSGNQSGLNRFLFGQASAISTEELKIMAVLAGIVLVVVLLAYKELAATSFDEEFAAACGIPARAIHYLLMMLVAIAIVISIQAVGIVLLSAMLITPAATAYLLTDRLKVMILLSVMFGAVAGVAGANISFLESHLPTGPFIVAVLTLFFVAAFFFSPQQGLLTRLHRRHRRQRQTLADQLVRLLHVGTSSQAQSIEKLAQEMHTSDSQVRKAVNLLRGDGLVKTDAGGLQLTTIGREYAEMLDRNAKLWELFLAQEGTIADVPFDPDTDDIEQVLGVDLKRQLEGQLNGVH
- a CDS encoding metal ABC transporter ATP-binding protein encodes the protein MSPVESLMHAMTQPRANPPVDSDALPAQDKASGNSPVPEASPLPLEVRDLTVSYDRKAVLWNVNLDVEAGRIVGIVGPNGAGKTTLIKAIMGLLPQQAGTVLINGGPLQKQPGAIGYVPQRESVDWDFPVTVHDVVMMGTYGRLGLFRRPGRRQRELCEQCLQQVQMLPFAHRQIANLSGGQQQRVFLARALAQEAMIYLMDEPFAGVDAVTESAIIDLLRKLRDNGRTILVIHHDLQTATEYFDEILLLNRRVVAYGPTKDVFTTENLRATYGGRLTVMPDTVGGET
- a CDS encoding metal ABC transporter solute-binding protein, Zn/Mn family; translated protein: MLLLAGGLSGCSSDAKTSEVAGGKSAPKYKILATTLMIADAAQRIAGEEVQVEWLMGPGVDPHLYQPTAKDRIKLQSADVILYQGLHLEGKMVDTFESIAKQGRTAVAVSRDIPESELLSWEGGLHDPHVWHDPKLWKQCVQTMLETLIAQDPEYASAYRERAAAYVAELDELDAFCKQRVAEIPPEQRWLITSHDAFHYYGRAYGFQVVGIQGISTESEAGLKAITDAVDLIKTHKIGAIFPETSVPQAAINRVAHDSGAKLGPELYSDALGGVGSGADTYVGMIQANTNSVVDGLKTPSVSVK
- a CDS encoding metal-dependent transcriptional regulator — translated: MPSLTVENYLKTVLQICIEADSEWASTGQIATALNVSPGTVTSMLKTLSDSSLANYKPYSGVKLTKQGRMLAVRMLRRHRLLELFLVRTLELTWDQVHDEAERMEHAVSDELIDRIDEYLERPQVDPHGDPIPSADGTLTGEDCGLPLSDSDTGDTVRIIRVRNQQPEFLRYLADNGMALGAVGTVQENSDAGDIVAVQMQEKLVTLGQAAAEMLYVERVSDE
- a CDS encoding homoserine dehydrogenase, encoding MTPLKIGMIGLGTVGGGVAKILTQHPDRIERRAQRPIVLQRVAVRDLTKKRDVDLPAEILTDRVQDVIDDPEIDVAVQLIGGTGEAREIMLALLTAGKDVVTANKALLCEHGDELFTRARELGRSIAFEASVAGGIPIIAAFGSALAGNQITSLSGILNGTSNFILTEMADKNQTYEQALRRAQELGYAEADPAMDVDGTDAAQKLVLLSQLAFGVRAAVAEFPCSGIDTLTLEDLKCAAELGYMVKLLAVARLVDNLLEMHVSPTLVRNNLPMADVQGVFNAVKVTGDVVGETWFSGQGAGQLPTASAVLADIVDMAVGRSQLTFPTLDLFGGRTTFRVQPTDKILSKFYLRFNALDRPHVLADITDILGRHEISIASVVQHESPEVESSKNSVVPVFIMTHRATEGQMRAAEAELNQLKSLLSPCIRMRVAE